CCAGTCGCCCTGGTTGCGCAGCTCGACGCGCAGTACGGGGCAGGGGAAGGCCTCGAAGATCTGCCGCGCGAGGTCCTGCCATTCCGGCGCCTGCACCTGGCCGAAGTAGATCATGATGGTCAGGCCGCTGACGGTGACATCGTGTTTTGCCTTGCCCGCGGCCTTGCGCGCCATACGCTCCAGGTCGCTGGTGTCCAGGGTGTAGATCGACTTGCGGCTCAGGTCCTGGATGGTGCGCACGCTGGGGATGACGCGCTGATCGCGCGCCTCGGCGAGCAGCGAGCAGTAGTAACCCAGGCTCAGGTAGCGATAGCCGCGCGCCAGGTTGATGAGCAGGCCGCCGTTCTCGGCCTGTTCGCGCGCGGCGCTGCCCAGGTACTCGCGGGCGGTAATGACGTTCAGTTGGGGATATTCGGGCTTCCAGTCGGCAAGCTGTTCGACGACGACCAAAGGCTCAGGCATTGCCGGCATTCCTCCTGGTCAGCAGCAAAACGGCCTTGAGCCCTGCGCGTCCGTATCGCGTCATGTGTTCGAACTCCTTTTGCAGAATCGGCATGTTGATGGAATCGAGCGGCGTTTCGCCCTTTTCGTAATCGATGAACGGGTCGTGCACGTAAATGAAACGCTCGTCGAAACCGTTCACCACCACCCAGTGAGGAAATTTCTCACCGTAAATGCGATACGAGCTGATCAGCACCACCGGGATCGCTCCTGCCTCGAAGCGCTCCTTGAGCTCGCCGATGTTGAGCGGGGAGAGATGCAGCGGAATGTCGTGGGCGCGCATCTCGGCGATCTGGTCCTCCTGCACCAGGCGGATCACCTCTTTCTTGACCGGGCTGCGCACCGAGTCGACGAAAAAGTCCGCCTCCTGGTTAACGAACACCTCGACGTCGAAGCCGCGATGCCAGGCGGACAACGCCAGCCCGAAGGGACCGCAGCCACCATGGCCGGAGGTCATGAAGATGGTGGTCGCCTCGCGCCACAGACGCAGTTCCAGGGTGCGGCTCAGTTCCAGGTCGGGGTCCAGCGCCTTCATGGCCATCATCAGCGAGGCGGGGCCGCAGGTAAAATCCAGCGTCTGCTCGTAAAACGGCACCAGCGCCTGGGCAGGCTTGAGATGCGGCGCCAGCGATTTCTCTAAGCGCAGCGCCTCCATGTGGTCTTCGTAGTAATCGTCCACCGAAGCGAACTGGCGGTAGCCGAGACGCTGGAACATGGCCAGGGAAGCCGCGTTGTCGCGCCTGACTTCCAGACGCATGCTGATGCTGCCGTGTTCGATGGCGCGCGATTCCACCGCCTCGACCAGGGCCGGCCCGATACCGCGTCCGCGCATGTCGGCCGACACGGCGATGGAGTAGATGCGCGCCATCGAGGTACCGCGGCTGAACAGCACCAGCACGTAGCCCGCGAGCACTCCCTCCGTCTCGCAGACCAGAACGTCGGCGTGGGCGCGGGTGATCATGTAACGGAACTGGCGTCGCGTCAGGCGATCGGTTTCGAAGCTGGCGTTTTCCAGCTCCACCAAAGCGTCGATATCGTCCGCTGTGGCTTCGCGGATCGCCAGCGCCGGTGCGGTGCGGGTGGCGGTTCGGCTCGGATGGTTCATACACGTCTTCCAGGCGCAGGCGCGCCGTACTATGCTGAGCATATACCTTCCCGAATACGACTCCTATGCCCCGCCTTCCCGCACTGGACCAGATGCTCAGCGGGCTGATCGCCACGCCCTCGATCAGCAGCGTCACCCCCGAATTCGACATGGGCAACCGCGAGGTGGTCGACCTGCTCGCCGCCTGGCTGGAGGACGCCGGGTTCAGCGTGGAGGTGCTGCCGCTGGAGCGCTTCCCCAACAAGGCGAACCTGATCGCCACCCTGGGCGACGGCGAGGACGGGCTGATCCTGTCCGGCCACACCGACACGGTGCCCTACGACGAGGGACGCTGGCAGCACGACCCCTTCGCCGTCACCGAGGATGGCGGCCGCCTGTATGGCCTGGGCACCGCCGACATGAAAAGCTTTCTGGCCCTGGCCATCGAGGCCGCGCGCGACTTCGACGCCGCCACCCTCAAGCGCCCGCTGATCATCGTGGGCACGGCGGACGAGGAAAGCAGCATGGACGGCGCGCGCATGCTCGCCCGGCTGGGCCGCCCGCGCGCCCGGTACTGCATCATCGGCGAGCCCACCGGGCTGCAGCCGGTGAACCGGCACAAGGGCATCATCATGGAAGCGGTGCGCATACTCGGGCGCAGCGGCCATTCCAGCGATCCCGCGCAGGGCGCCAACGCACTGGAAGGCATGCACAAGGTCATGGGTGAAATCCTGGCCTGGCAGGCGGACCTGAAGGCGCAACGCAATCCCGCCTTCGCCGTGCCCTACCCCACCCTCAACCTCGGGCACATCCACGGCGGCGACAACCCCAACCGCATCTGCCCGGAATGCGAACTGCACTTCGACCTGCGCCCGCTGCCGGGCATGCATATCGACGAGCTGCGCGAGGAACTGCGCCAGCGCGTGGCAAAGGCCCTCGCGGACAGCGACCTGCGCTTCGAAACCCATTCGCTGTTTTCCGGCATCGAGGCCTTCGAGACCACGGAAGAATCACC
This is a stretch of genomic DNA from Gammaproteobacteria bacterium. It encodes these proteins:
- a CDS encoding GNAT family N-acetyltransferase/peptidase C39 family protein, which codes for MNHPSRTATRTAPALAIREATADDIDALVELENASFETDRLTRRQFRYMITRAHADVLVCETEGVLAGYVLVLFSRGTSMARIYSIAVSADMRGRGIGPALVEAVESRAIEHGSISMRLEVRRDNAASLAMFQRLGYRQFASVDDYYEDHMEALRLEKSLAPHLKPAQALVPFYEQTLDFTCGPASLMMAMKALDPDLELSRTLELRLWREATTIFMTSGHGGCGPFGLALSAWHRGFDVEVFVNQEADFFVDSVRSPVKKEVIRLVQEDQIAEMRAHDIPLHLSPLNIGELKERFEAGAIPVVLISSYRIYGEKFPHWVVVNGFDERFIYVHDPFIDYEKGETPLDSINMPILQKEFEHMTRYGRAGLKAVLLLTRRNAGNA
- the argE gene encoding acetylornithine deacetylase codes for the protein MPRLPALDQMLSGLIATPSISSVTPEFDMGNREVVDLLAAWLEDAGFSVEVLPLERFPNKANLIATLGDGEDGLILSGHTDTVPYDEGRWQHDPFAVTEDGGRLYGLGTADMKSFLALAIEAARDFDAATLKRPLIIVGTADEESSMDGARMLARLGRPRARYCIIGEPTGLQPVNRHKGIIMEAVRILGRSGHSSDPAQGANALEGMHKVMGEILAWQADLKAQRNPAFAVPYPTLNLGHIHGGDNPNRICPECELHFDLRPLPGMHIDELREELRQRVAKALADSDLRFETHSLFSGIEAFETTEESPLVDLTETLSGRSSLSVAFATEAPFYQQLGIETLVMGPGRIDQAHQPDEFIERAALAEATDLLRRLIRKVCVEN